The following proteins come from a genomic window of Burkholderia sp. PAMC 26561:
- a CDS encoding cupin domain-containing protein: MTTELKTRFSHVKPGDTHFRSDGLRDFFAYRDLGILQATGGKVIAQLVKAKNAPEAGTGWHIHEAQFHIVLMLKGWARFMYEDKQTLVSVGDCVHQAPGIRHFLFDYSEDMEYLEVVGPGDFTSVGVKGPCEVPAPTAWSR, encoded by the coding sequence ATGACCACAGAACTCAAGACTCGCTTCTCTCACGTCAAACCAGGCGACACACATTTCCGTAGCGACGGCCTGCGCGACTTCTTCGCTTACCGTGATCTCGGTATTTTGCAAGCGACGGGAGGAAAGGTAATTGCCCAACTCGTCAAAGCGAAGAACGCGCCCGAGGCAGGCACCGGCTGGCACATTCATGAAGCCCAGTTTCACATCGTGCTGATGTTAAAGGGCTGGGCGCGTTTCATGTATGAGGACAAGCAGACCTTGGTCTCAGTCGGCGACTGCGTGCATCAGGCACCAGGTATCCGGCACTTCCTATTCGACTATTCTGAAGATATGGAATATCTTGAGGTTGTTGGCCCGGGAGATTTCACAAGCGTCGGTGTAAAGGGACCGTGCGAAGTGCCTGCGCCGACGGCTTGGTCGCGATAG
- a CDS encoding FAD-dependent oxidoreductase — protein sequence MYEASNRIGGRTWSATFPSQPPQYLAELGAMRFPPSEYSLFHYLDQFDFEATSSFPDPGSVLTTLGYQGQTYVWEAGAKHLRCSRR from the coding sequence ATCTATGAGGCTTCTAACCGGATTGGCGGACGCACATGGAGCGCAACTTTTCCTAGCCAACCACCCCAGTATCTGGCCGAACTAGGCGCGATGCGCTTTCCGCCAAGCGAATATAGCCTGTTCCACTATCTTGACCAATTTGACTTTGAAGCGACATCGAGTTTTCCAGACCCAGGTAGCGTGCTGACCACTTTGGGCTATCAGGGGCAGACTTATGTGTGGGAAGCTGGCGCAAAGCACCTGAGATGTTCGAGACGGTAA
- a CDS encoding site-specific integrase: METNEPLICPHLLGHTSDLPSDDALAALRCWYEGVPTREAVVRYLPHRLTHGTSARGVLSEIRRQLVRCALARYRDDLAKLFDHRTAERVKHARLVAKGIEALRVATVAIPSITDDIARWLLPRAVHALHAHGITTLADLTLRIPRRKQWWTAIPKLGQASAKQIEAFFAAHPALTDRARALIKSTGSPIVVPWENVRLPHEIDGSCGVFRAPRESCALDANNDYDAVQTWLSLHESPSTQRAYRKEAERLILWAIVERGRALSSLTTEDAIAYRAFLRRPTPRDRWVGPTRARTSSQWRPFTGNLAPRSVAYSLMVLGALYRWLIEQRYVLANPFSGVKVKGTERAALDASHAFTEGEWQLLRTIADGLEWSYGWKPASAQRLRFVLDFGYATGLRASELVNVTLKDIRTDAQGDHWVELVGKGQKAGKVVLPPLARRALQRYLVERDLPVSPERWTPGIALIASLNESDRQGLSTVRLWTIMKRFFETTAALIETEKPAFAVKLRLAGPHWMRHTHATHALTRGAQLTSVRDNLRHASITTTSTYLHSDEVERARQFRDAFKVP, encoded by the coding sequence ATGGAAACGAATGAACCTTTGATCTGCCCCCACTTATTAGGACATACTAGCGATTTGCCGAGTGACGACGCACTTGCCGCCTTGCGATGTTGGTACGAAGGTGTGCCCACACGTGAGGCCGTCGTTCGTTACCTTCCCCATCGGCTCACCCACGGCACATCCGCACGCGGCGTGCTGAGTGAGATTCGGCGGCAACTCGTACGCTGTGCCCTCGCCCGCTATCGCGACGACCTTGCCAAACTCTTCGATCACCGCACGGCCGAACGCGTCAAGCACGCACGGCTTGTTGCCAAGGGCATTGAGGCCCTTCGGGTCGCAACTGTGGCGATACCTTCGATCACTGACGACATTGCCCGCTGGCTGTTGCCTCGCGCTGTGCACGCACTTCATGCTCACGGCATCACAACGCTCGCCGATCTGACGCTTCGCATTCCACGCCGCAAGCAATGGTGGACAGCCATTCCCAAGCTTGGACAAGCCAGCGCCAAACAGATTGAGGCGTTCTTTGCCGCCCACCCGGCGCTCACCGATCGCGCCCGTGCATTGATCAAGTCCACGGGCTCACCCATTGTGGTTCCCTGGGAGAACGTGCGACTGCCGCACGAAATCGACGGGTCGTGTGGCGTATTCAGAGCACCGCGAGAAAGCTGCGCGCTCGACGCGAACAATGACTACGACGCAGTGCAAACGTGGTTGTCGCTGCACGAGTCACCCTCGACGCAACGCGCCTATCGGAAGGAAGCCGAGCGACTCATTCTGTGGGCGATCGTCGAACGGGGTCGGGCGCTCTCCTCACTGACTACCGAAGACGCGATTGCGTATCGCGCATTCTTGCGCCGGCCCACGCCCCGTGATCGATGGGTCGGTCCAACGCGTGCGCGAACATCGTCACAGTGGCGGCCTTTCACGGGCAACCTGGCGCCGCGCTCGGTCGCCTATTCGCTGATGGTGCTGGGCGCGCTGTACCGATGGCTGATCGAGCAACGGTATGTGCTGGCGAACCCGTTTTCCGGCGTCAAGGTGAAGGGTACGGAGCGCGCCGCGCTTGATGCGTCGCACGCATTCACCGAAGGCGAATGGCAACTGTTGCGGACCATCGCCGACGGGCTTGAGTGGTCGTATGGCTGGAAACCTGCATCGGCCCAGCGGCTGCGATTTGTGCTGGATTTTGGCTATGCCACGGGGTTGCGCGCCAGCGAGCTCGTGAATGTGACGCTCAAAGACATCCGCACCGATGCACAGGGAGATCATTGGGTTGAACTTGTCGGCAAGGGCCAGAAAGCGGGAAAAGTCGTTCTACCGCCTCTTGCTCGCAGGGCGCTCCAACGCTACTTGGTGGAACGCGACTTACCCGTCTCACCAGAGCGCTGGACGCCTGGAATCGCGTTGATTGCCAGCCTGAATGAAAGCGATCGCCAAGGGCTGAGCACCGTGCGGCTGTGGACGATTATGAAACGGTTCTTTGAGACAACAGCGGCCCTCATCGAAACGGAAAAACCGGCGTTCGCGGTAAAACTGCGACTGGCCGGCCCCCACTGGATGCGGCACACGCACGCGACCCATGCGCTCACACGCGGCGCGCAACTGACCTCAGTTCGGGATAACCTGCGTCATGCGTCTATAACGACGACGTCGACCTATTTGCACAGTGACGAGGTTGAACGGGCTCGACAGTTTCGGGATGCATTTAAGGTGCCGTAG
- a CDS encoding flavin reductase family protein, with the protein MELDNRLFRSVMGLFATGVTVITYVAEGKPAGMTANAFMSVSMEPPLVLVSVRKQSRFNDIVHLGVRYGVNFLAEHQQAVSAHFGGKRDETLNVPYTFSEETPLIVGSLAHIVARTTAIHEAGDHLLYVAQIEGLQLGEQRKPLVFFSGKYKQVEAHAPAAGWTVNNDCW; encoded by the coding sequence ATGGAATTAGATAACCGATTGTTCCGCTCGGTAATGGGTTTGTTCGCCACGGGTGTGACGGTCATCACCTATGTTGCCGAGGGAAAACCCGCCGGCATGACGGCTAATGCGTTCATGTCTGTGTCGATGGAGCCGCCGCTTGTGCTTGTCTCAGTAAGGAAGCAGTCCCGGTTCAACGACATTGTCCATTTAGGCGTGCGTTACGGCGTGAACTTCCTCGCTGAGCACCAACAGGCCGTCAGTGCGCATTTCGGCGGCAAGCGTGACGAAACGCTGAACGTGCCGTACACATTCAGTGAAGAGACACCATTGATCGTCGGAAGCCTGGCGCACATCGTCGCTAGAACAACCGCAATTCACGAGGCCGGTGACCACTTGCTTTATGTAGCGCAGATCGAAGGCCTGCAACTAGGCGAGCAACGCAAGCCCTTGGTCTTTTTCAGCGGCAAGTACAAACAAGTCGAGGCGCATGCACCTGCGGCCGGGTGGACGGTCAACAACGATTGTTGGTAA
- a CDS encoding helix-turn-helix transcriptional regulator, translated as MYLSSRETALVSDIFTVLADSLPENIMRQEVGVRMLELLRADFLGSYVWDGTKREFVNRVSLNMSDDNLSEYEKYYQYRDTVTPLLQNCRRAVRVSDVIPQQELVRTELFNDFLRRDGLHWGMDVFAWNGDTNIGDLRIWRAKQRDNFSDHELAIAELIRPAFTAALSRARVEAGLGLISTPMSALIAEDVLGTLTPREKQVVLLLVEGLLDKQIAFKLGISYATVRTHVDRSFQKLGVGNRSALIRAVMLNNDD; from the coding sequence ATGTATCTATCAAGTCGTGAAACCGCACTTGTCTCCGACATTTTCACGGTGCTAGCGGATTCGCTCCCCGAAAATATCATGCGCCAGGAAGTCGGCGTACGGATGCTTGAGCTGTTGCGGGCCGATTTTCTTGGGTCTTACGTATGGGACGGAACAAAGCGAGAGTTTGTCAACCGCGTGTCGCTAAACATGTCCGACGATAACCTATCCGAATACGAAAAATACTACCAATATCGAGATACCGTTACCCCCCTCCTCCAAAACTGCCGACGAGCAGTGCGAGTTTCTGACGTCATCCCGCAACAAGAACTCGTCCGCACAGAGCTCTTTAATGATTTCCTTCGCCGGGATGGCTTGCATTGGGGTATGGATGTCTTTGCTTGGAATGGCGATACAAACATCGGGGACCTCCGCATCTGGCGGGCGAAGCAGCGAGACAATTTCTCGGACCACGAACTCGCGATTGCAGAGCTAATCCGTCCCGCATTCACAGCGGCGTTATCGAGGGCTCGAGTCGAAGCCGGGTTAGGTTTGATATCTACACCGATGTCTGCACTCATAGCCGAAGACGTTCTCGGCACGCTTACGCCTAGGGAAAAACAGGTTGTATTACTGCTTGTAGAGGGCCTTCTGGACAAGCAGATCGCGTTCAAGCTTGGTATCTCCTACGCAACGGTTCGCACACATGTCGACCGGTCGTTCCAGAAGCTGGGGGTGGGGAATCGCTCCGCCCTTATCCGGGCTGTCATGCTCAATAATGATGACTAG
- a CDS encoding acyl-CoA dehydrogenase family protein — protein MTAQLQAVPRQSEPTSDELIDRARALGPLLSLNALKSEQDRRAHQDNIDAISEAGLFRLMVPKRFGGYQQSLRTHLDVTAALAESCAGTAWVTALTNVCAWFVGLYPKRAQEDVFGANPNARVAGVFTPSKDCRRVEGGLVVSGKWFWSSGSLHADWVTVGVMEHDKNGAYVGQYLALLPRSDITIDDTWFTVGMRASGSNCVVAKDVFVPDHRLLDIRAAVASDYPTEFKDEAEYRGPFVPVAALVLVGAQLGIGRAALKYVIEKASQRNIAYTTFEKQTSSVMFQAQIAEAALKIDTAHLHAYRAAADIDDAAQRGEKLDYLTRARVRADSGVVVTNITDAINILVSAHGAGTFAEGSPLQRMWRDSNTAARHAVVLPAVGIEVYGKALLGVENTVTPLV, from the coding sequence ATGACCGCTCAACTACAAGCTGTGCCACGACAGTCTGAACCTACTTCGGACGAACTTATCGATCGGGCTCGCGCGCTCGGACCGTTGTTGTCACTGAACGCGCTGAAGTCAGAGCAAGATCGTCGGGCGCACCAAGACAACATCGATGCCATCAGCGAGGCCGGGTTGTTCCGCCTGATGGTTCCGAAACGTTTCGGGGGCTACCAACAGTCGCTCCGAACGCATCTGGACGTCACGGCAGCTCTGGCTGAATCGTGCGCTGGTACGGCATGGGTCACGGCACTCACGAATGTGTGTGCATGGTTTGTAGGCCTGTATCCCAAGCGAGCTCAAGAAGACGTATTCGGTGCAAACCCGAACGCTCGCGTAGCGGGCGTATTTACGCCGTCCAAGGACTGCCGCAGGGTGGAAGGAGGCCTCGTTGTATCGGGGAAATGGTTCTGGTCCTCGGGTAGCTTGCATGCTGACTGGGTCACAGTGGGCGTTATGGAGCACGACAAGAATGGCGCTTACGTTGGCCAATATCTTGCGTTGCTGCCACGGTCAGACATTACGATCGATGACACCTGGTTCACAGTCGGAATGCGCGCATCCGGAAGCAACTGCGTGGTGGCAAAGGACGTATTCGTGCCCGACCACCGACTGCTCGATATCCGCGCAGCAGTCGCGAGCGACTATCCGACGGAATTTAAGGACGAAGCCGAATACCGGGGCCCATTCGTGCCTGTCGCTGCGTTGGTTCTGGTTGGAGCGCAACTGGGCATAGGCCGCGCGGCGCTGAAGTACGTCATCGAGAAGGCTTCTCAGCGAAACATTGCCTATACGACTTTCGAAAAGCAGACCTCTTCGGTGATGTTCCAGGCGCAAATTGCAGAGGCGGCGCTGAAGATTGACACGGCCCACCTGCATGCTTACCGTGCCGCCGCAGACATTGACGACGCCGCTCAGCGGGGCGAGAAACTGGACTATTTGACTCGAGCCCGTGTGCGAGCCGATTCGGGTGTCGTAGTCACGAACATCACCGATGCGATCAATATTCTTGTCTCGGCGCACGGCGCTGGCACGTTCGCTGAAGGTAGTCCTCTGCAGCGGATGTGGCGAGACTCGAACACGGCCGCTCGCCATGCCGTCGTTTTACCTGCGGTGGGAATCGAGGTCTACGGAAAGGCGCTTCTGGGCGTGGAAAACACGGTAACTCCACTTGTTTGA
- a CDS encoding IS630 family transposase, with amino-acid sequence MGRKGIEISVSTLEREQLLTMSRSRSLPHSLVRRAKIILMAADGHTSQEIALRCEVTPPAITHWKKRFVAQGLAGLHDEARPGRPRTHDDEAVAELLARVLHEKPDGATHWSVRSAATQTGISKSSVARYLSLFGVQPHRSKSFKLSTDPYFVEKVRDIVGLYLSPPTHALVLCVDEKTQCQALERTQPVLPMGLGYLEGVTHDYIRHGTTTLFAALNTATGEVITQCKSRHRHQEFLAFLNHVDQAVPTDLEIHLVVDNYATHKHPKVKAWLAKHPRYRMHFTPTYSSWLNQVERWFGLVTQQAIRRGSFRNVRQLITSIERYVQQYNQHKRAFVWTATADSILKKVAKLCKVISGTEH; translated from the coding sequence ATGGGACGCAAGGGAATCGAGATTTCGGTGTCGACGCTGGAGCGGGAGCAATTGCTAACAATGAGTCGCTCGCGTTCTCTGCCTCATTCTTTGGTCCGTCGAGCAAAGATTATTTTGATGGCCGCTGACGGTCATACGAGCCAGGAAATCGCTTTGCGGTGCGAGGTGACCCCACCGGCGATCACGCATTGGAAGAAGCGATTTGTCGCACAGGGGCTTGCCGGTCTGCATGATGAAGCCCGCCCGGGCCGTCCGCGCACACATGACGATGAAGCGGTGGCAGAACTGCTGGCCAGGGTGCTGCACGAGAAGCCGGACGGGGCGACACATTGGAGCGTGCGCTCTGCCGCTACGCAGACAGGGATTTCTAAGAGTTCGGTGGCCCGGTATCTGTCGCTATTCGGCGTACAGCCCCATCGTTCAAAGAGCTTCAAGCTGTCTACCGATCCGTACTTTGTTGAGAAGGTGCGCGACATTGTCGGGCTATACCTAAGCCCTCCGACCCATGCACTCGTGCTGTGCGTCGATGAGAAGACCCAGTGTCAGGCACTGGAGCGTACGCAGCCCGTGCTGCCGATGGGGTTAGGCTATCTCGAAGGGGTAACGCATGACTACATCCGGCACGGGACGACGACCCTATTCGCTGCGCTCAATACGGCAACGGGAGAAGTCATCACCCAATGCAAGTCACGCCATAGGCATCAGGAGTTTCTGGCCTTTCTGAATCACGTCGACCAGGCTGTGCCGACTGATCTCGAGATTCATCTGGTGGTCGACAACTATGCGACGCACAAGCATCCGAAGGTCAAGGCCTGGTTAGCCAAACATCCGCGGTACCGCATGCATTTCACACCCACCTATTCGAGCTGGCTCAATCAGGTGGAGCGCTGGTTTGGACTGGTTACACAACAGGCGATTCGGCGCGGGTCATTCAGAAACGTGCGCCAACTGATTACCAGTATCGAGCGCTATGTTCAGCAGTACAACCAGCACAAGCGAGCGTTTGTGTGGACTGCAACAGCCGATTCCATTCTCAAGAAAGTGGCGAAACTATGTAAAGTTATTTCTGGGACAGAACACTAG